The following coding sequences lie in one Rutidosis leptorrhynchoides isolate AG116_Rl617_1_P2 chromosome 4, CSIRO_AGI_Rlap_v1, whole genome shotgun sequence genomic window:
- the LOC139840667 gene encoding cation/H(+) antiporter 18-like, with translation MASKNETPDCLPPMKATSHGVFQGDTPLHSALSLVILQMVLVITFTRVLAYLMKPLRQPRVVAEIVGGVLLGPSALGRNKAFLHAVFPPRSLTVLDTLANLGLLFFLFLVGLELDLNSLRRTGKKALCIAMAGISLPFVLGTGVSFILIGTIEENVSEGPFIVFMGVAMSITAFPVLARILAELKLLTTDVGKMAMSAAAVNDVVAWILLALAVALSGTGRSPLVALWVFLCATGFVLMCSFLVPPLFKWMSQRCPDGEPVDELYVCATLGGVLAASFVTDTIGIHALFGAFVIGVLIPKEGAFVGALVEKVEDLVSGLFLPLYFVSSGLKTNVASIKGARSWGLLVLIIITACFGKIAGSVGVSLVCKIPFMEALAIGLLMNTKGLVELIVLNIGKDRGVLNDETFAILVLMALLTTFITTPLVVAVYKPAKTPSNTQYKYRTLHGRGSSTSPFRMLFCFHSVRNIPTMINLIEILRGTGKKEVLLVHAMHLMELSERSSAILMVHKARKNGLPFWKKDPNSGSDQVVVAFEAFQQLSKVSIWPTTAISAISSMHEDICSGAERNRAAMIILPFHKHPRLDGQLETTRAEYRHVNRKVLEYAPCSVGILVDRGFGGTSHVAASNVNSLVTILFFGGNDDHEALAYGVRMAEHPGINLIVVRFFLNRKRPTTPGSVTVDITESTATEESQSIDEEVITNFRNKIASKPNTMKYDERMVADALETTESIKEYARSNLFVVGRMPEGEVVEFLKKNSECPEMGPVGNVLISPNFSTAASVLVVQQYHSQLSLLSLASLKEDETTDWVDRIDTN, from the exons ATGGCCTCAAAAAATGAAACACCTGACTGTCTACCTCCGATGAAAGCTACCTCCCATGGCGTATTTCAAGGAGATACTCCTCTTCATTCTGCACTCTCTCTTGTTATCTTACAAATGGTCCTTGTCATCACTTTCACCCGAGTCCTCGCTTACCTCATGAAGCCGTTAAGACAGCCCCGAGTTGTTGCAGAAATCGTT GGTGGAGTGTTGCTCGGGCCTTCGGCTCTGGGGCGTAACAAAGCGTTTCTTCATGCAGTTTTTCCTCCAAGGAGTCTTACAGTATTAGACACGCTCGCAAATTTAGGGCTACTGTTCTTCCTTTTTTTAGTCGGGCTCGAGCTCGATTTAAACTCTCTTCGAAGAACTGGTAAAAAGGCACTTTGTATAGCTATGGCAGGAATTAGCCTACCATTCGTCTTAGGAACAGGTGTTTCTTTTATTCTAATTGGGACAATCGAAGAAAATGTAAGTGAAGGCCCATTTATTGTTTTCATGGGGGTTGCAATGTCAATAACAGCTTTTCCCGTACTCGCGCGTATATTGGCTGAACTCAAACTGTTAACAACTGATGTTGGGAAAATGGCCATGTCAGCAGCCGCTGTTAATGATGTAGTGGCATGGATTTTACTTGCACTTGCTGTTGCATTATCGGGTACGGGTCGGTCCCCACTTGTTGCACTATGGGTTTTTTTGTGTGCAACGGGGTTTGTTCTGATGTGTTCGTTTTTGGTCCCACCGCTTTTTAAGTGGATGTCTCAAAGGTGTCCGGATGGTGAACCTGTCGACGAACTGTATGTTTGTGCGACTTTAGGTGGGGTTTTGGCTGCAAGTTTTGTGACTGATACTATTGGTATTCATGCACTGTTTGGGGCCTTTGTTATTGGTGTTTTGATCCCGAAAGAAGGTGCTTTTGTAGGGGCGTTAGTGGAAAAAGTTGAGGATCTTGTTTCGGGCTTATTTTTACCGTTGTATTTTGTCTCTAGTGGTTTGAAGACGAATGTAGCCTCGATCAAAGGGGCTCGGTCTTGGGGGTTGcttgttttaattattattaccgCGTGTTTTGGAAAGATTGCGGGCTCCGTTGGGGTTTCTCTTGTGTGCAAAATCCCGTTTATGGAGGCTCTTGCGATCGGGCTTTTGATGAATACAAAGGGTCTCGTTGAACTCATAGTTCTTAACATTGGCAAGGACAGAGGG GTATTGAACGATGAGACGTTTGCCATATTGGTTTTGATGGCGTTATTGACGACGTTTATTACAACCCCGTTAGTTGTTGCGGTTTATAAACCCGCTAAAACACCGTCAAACACGCAATACAAATACCGAACTCTTCATGGTAGAGGCTCTTCCACGAGCCCGTTTCGTATGTTGTTCTGTTTTCACAGTGTAAGAAATATTCCAACAATGATCAATCTAATCGAGATTTTACGTGGGACCGGAAAGAAAGAGGTGCTTCTAGTTCACGCTATGCACCTTATGGAGCTTTCTGAAAGGTCTTCAGCTATACTCATGGTTCACAAGGCTAGGAAAAACGGGCTCCCGTTTTGGAAAAAGGATCCGAATTCGGGCTCGGACCAGGTTGTGGTGGCTTTTGAGGCTTTCCAACAGCTTAGCAAGGTCTCAATTTGGCCCACAACTGCCATTTCCGCCATTTCAAGCATGCATGAAGATATTTGCAGCGGCGCTGAGAGGAACCGAGCTGCCATGATCATCCTCCCTTTTCATAAGCACCCGAGACTCGATGGACAACTTGAAACAACTCGAGCTGAGTACAG ACACGTGAACCGTAAGGTTTTGGAGTACGCTCCATGTTCAGTTGGGATCTTAGTAGACCGCGGGTTTGGTGGGACCTCACATGTTGCGGCAAGTAATGTCAATTCGCTAGTAACAATCTTATTCTTTGGTGGCAACGATGACCACGAGGCATTAGCGTATGGAGTCCGCATGGCTGAACATCCCGGAATCAACCTGATCGTCGTCAGGTTTTTTCTCAACCGTAAGCGACCCACCACTCCAGGATCCGTCACCGTCGACATCACAGAGTCCACCGCCACAGAAGAATCACAATCAATCGACGAAGAAGTTATTACTAATTTCAGAAACAAGATCGCCTCAAAGCCCAACACAATGAAGTACGACGAGCGAATGGTGGCAGACGCATTAGAAACAACAGAGAGTATAAAAGAATATGCAAGGAGTAATCTTTTTGTAGTGGGCAGGATGCCAGAAGGTGAAGTGGTGGAGTTTTTGAAGAAGAATAGCGAGTGCCCGGAAATGGGGCCCGTTGGAAACGTGTTGATATCGCCGAATTTTAGTACAGCTGCATCGGTTCTTGTGGTGCAGCAGTATCATAGCCAATTATCATTGCTTTCACTGGCTTCTTTGAAGGAAGATGAAACTACTGATTGGGTGGATAGAATTGATACTAACTGA
- the LOC139840668 gene encoding uncharacterized protein, with protein sequence MTSGAQTNDNNTIPNITLSAEQFQILLAAAQGNHNNGNNGSLSGGALTWWTAYSQTVGLDAANAIPWTVLKRMMTDKYCPRNQVQKIESEFWELKVKGTDIEAYTNRFLELVTLCPDMVPTEHKKIECYVEGLPDEIQGNVIAAGKETVDGVILMAQNLVMAKRRKLATNKQTEIKAADNKRKFEPAQSSGQGSNKRVSDATKSGYIGTKPLCNRCDKHHHGRCTVECSRCKKIGHLAKNYKVVLPATNTPAAKTDPTVPTCYGCGEVGHFRNQCPKNKTATAGNAKGRAFVMTTEEAREEDEVIMADKNFKINLLPVELGSFDVVVGMDWLTPLRAAIMCYDKTINIPIENGETLIIQGEKSGSKLNIISCIKTRKYLMRGYQAILANVKKVEPEEKRIEDVPVVREFPEVFPEELPGLPPQRQVKFQIDLTPGAAPIAKVYSLEKKL encoded by the exons atGACTAGTGGTGCGCAAACAAATGACAACAACACTATTCCCAACATCACTCTCTCTGCCGAGCAATTTCAGATACTTTTAGCTGCCGCCCAGGGCAACCacaacaatggcaacaacg GATCTTTATCTGGCGGTGCATTGACTTGGTGGACCGCATACTCTCAAACTGTGGGACTTGATGCTGCAAATGCCATCCCATGGACTGTCCTAAAAAGAATGATGACGGACAAGTATTGTCCAAGAAATCAGGTCCAGAAAATAGAaagtgagttctgggaactcaaggtaaagggtactgacattgaggctTATACCAACCGTTTCTTAGAATTGGTTACATTGTGCCCTGACATGGTACCTACGGAACACAAGAAGATTGAATGTTATGTAGAAGGTCTGCCTGATGAGATTCAGGGTAATGTGATAGCTGCTGGTAAAGAGACCGTCGATGGTGTGATATTGATGGCTCAAAATTTGGTAATGGCGAAAAGAAGGAAGCTCGCCACTAATAAGCAAACCGAAATAAAAGCTGCTGATaataaaaggaagtttgagcctgCTCAGAGTTCGGGTCAGGGTTCAAACAAAAGGGTTAGTGATGCTACAAAAAGTGGTTATATTGGAACAAAGCCGTTATGTAATCGCTGTGATAAGCATCATCATGGGAGGTGCACTGTTGAGTGTAGTAGGTGTAAGAAGATTGGCCACTTAGCCAAGAACTATAAGGTTGTGCTGCCTGCAACCAACACTCCAGCTGCAAAGACTGATCCAACCGTGCCTACTTGTTACGGTTGTGGGGAAGTTGGGCATTTCAGAAACCAGTGCCCTAAGAACAAGACTGCAACAGCGGGTAATGCTAAGGGTAGAGCATTTGTCATGACTACCGAAGAGGcccgtgaagaagatgaagttataATGG CTGACAAAAACTTTAAGATTAACTTACTGCCAGTcgaattaggaagctttgatgtagttgTAGGGATGGATTGGCTAACCCCGTTgagagctgcaatcatgtgttatGATAAAACCATTAATATTCCTATTGAGAATGGTGAAACCCTAATCATACAAGGAGAAAAgagtggttctaaacttaataTCATCTCTTGTATAAAAACCCGTAAATACCTGATGAGGGGGTATCAAGCCATCTTAGCTAATGTTAAGAAAGTCGAACCGGAAGAGAAACGAATTGAAGATGTTCCGGTGGTTAGAgaatttcctgaagtttttcctgaagaactccctggtctcccacCTCAAAGACAAGTCAAGTTTCAAATCGATctaactcccggtgctgcacctattgcaaag gtgtATTCTTTAGAAAAAAAATTGTAG